Below is a window of Penaeus vannamei isolate JL-2024 chromosome 34, ASM4276789v1, whole genome shotgun sequence DNA.
tatatatatatatatatatatatatatatatatatacatgcacatatatacatatatatatatatatatatatatatatatatatatatatatatatatatatacatgcatatatatatatatatatatatatatatatatatatatatatatatatatatatatttatatatatatatatatctatatctatatatatatatatctatatttatatctatctatctatctatctatctatctatctatctatctatctatctatatatatatatatatatatatatatatatatatatatatatatatatgaatatatgcatatatatatatatatatatacatatatatatatatatatatatatatatatatatatatatatatatatacatatatacatatatatatatacatacatatacatacatacatatatacatgcatatatatatatatatatatatatatatatatatatatatatatatacatgcatatatatatatatatatatatatatatatatatatatatatatattatattatatatatatatatatatatatatatatatatatatatatatatatatatatatatgtatatataagcatgcatatatatatatatatatatatatatatatatatatatatatatataaatatatatatatatatatatatatatatatatatatatatatatatatatataagcatgcatatatatatatatatatatatatatatatatatatatatatatatatatatatatatatatatgcatgtatatatatatatatatatatatatatatatatatatatatatatatatatatacatatatatatatatacatatatatggatgtatatatatatatatatatatatatatatatatatatatatatatatgcatgtatatatatatatatatatatatatatatatatatatatatatatatatatacatatatatatacacatatataaatatatatatatacatatatatacatatgtatatatatacatatatatgtaagtatatatatatatacatatatatatacaaatatatataaatatatatatatatatatacatatgcatatatatacatatatatgtaagtatatatatatatatatatatatatatatatacatatatatatatgtatatatatatatatatttatatatataaacatatatatatatttatatatacatatatatatacatatatatatatatatatatatatatatatatatacatatatatatacatgcatatatatatatatatatatatatatatatatatatatatatatatatacacatgcatatatatgtatatatatatatatatatacatatatacatgaatatatatatatatatatatatatatatatatatatatatatatacatgcacatatataaatatatatatatatatatatatatatatatatatatatatatatatatatatatatatacacatatatatatatatatatatatatatatatatatatatatatatatgtatatatatgcatatatatatatataaatatatatatatatatatatatatatatatatatttatatctatctatctatctatctatctatctatctatctatctatctatctatctatctatctatctatatatatatatatatatatatatatatatatatatatatatatatatatatatatatatacatgcatacatagctatatctatacatatatatatatatatatatatatatatatatatatatatatatatatatatatatatatatatatatatatatatatatacatgcatatatatatatatatatatatatatatatatatatatatatatatacatgcatatatatatatatatatatatatatatatatatatattatattatatatatacatatatatatatatatatatatatatatatatatatatatatatatataagcatccatatatatatatatatatatatatatatatatatatatatataaatatatatatatatatatatatatatatatatatatatatatataagcatgcatatatatatatatatatatatatatatatatatatatatatatatatatatatacatatatatatatatatatatatatatatatatatatatatatatataaatacacacattcgtgtcacacacacacacacacacacacacacacacacacacacacacacacacacacacacacacatatatatatatatatatatatatatatatatatatatatatatatacatatatatatatatatatatatatatatatatatatatatatatatacagatgtgtgtgacacacacacacacacacacacacgcacacacacacacacacacacacactcacacacacacacacacacacacacacacacacacacacacacacacacacacacacacacatatatatatatatatatatatatatatatatatatatatatatatatatatatatatatatatatatacagatgtgtgtgacacacacacacacacacacatatgcacacacaaatacacacacacacacacacacacacacacacacacgcatatatatatatatatatatatttatatattatatatatatatatttatatatatatacatatatgtatatatatatatatatatatatatatatatacatgatatatatatatatatatatgtatatatatatatatatatatatatgtgtatatatatacacatatatatatatatatatatatatatatatatatatacatacacatatatacaaatatatatatatatacatatatatatacatgatatatatatatatatatatatatatatatatatacattatatatatatatatacacatatacacacacacacacacacacacacatacacacacacacacacacacacacacacacacacacacacagacacacacacacacacacacatatatgtatatatatatatatatatatatatatatatatatatatatatatacatatgcatatacatatatatatacatatacatacatatacatatattcatatatacatatatatacatatatatatatacatatatatatatataaatatatatacatatatatacatatatatacatatatatatatatatatatacataaatattcacatatatatatatatatatatatatatatatatatatatataaatatatatatatatatatatatttatatataatatgtatataatatatatatacatatacatatatatatatatatatatatatatatatatatatatatatgtatatatatacatatacatatacatatacatatatatatatttatacatatatatatacatatacatatacacacacacacgcacacacacacacacacaaacacacactcacacacacacacacacacacacacacacacacactcacacacatatatatatatatatatatatatatatatatatatatatatatatatatatatatatatacatatacatatatatatatacatatacatatatatacatatatatatatgtataaatatatatacatatatatatatatatatatatatatatatacatatatatatacatatatatacatatatatatatatatacatatatatataaatatatatacatatatatacatatatatacatatatatatatataatatatatgtataatatatatatatatatatatatatatgtgtgtatatatacatatacatacatatatatatacatatatatatatatacatatatatatatatatgtatatatatatatatatatatatatatatatatatatatatatacacacacacacacacacacacacacacatatatatatatatatatatatatatacacccatatatatatatatatatatatatatatatatatatatatatacatatatatatatatatgtatatatatacatacatatatatatacatatatatatatatatgtatatatatatgtatatatatatatatatctatatatatatacatatacacatatacatacacacacactaacacacacacacacacacacacacacacatatatatatatatatatatatatatatatatatatatatatatatatatatatacatatacatatacatacatatatatatatttatatatatatatatatatatatatatatatatatatatacgtatatatacatgtatatatacatatatatacatatatataaatatatatataaatatatatacatatatatatacatacatatatatatatataatatatatatatataatatatatacacatatatatatatatatacatatacatatacatatacatatatatagacatatatacatatatacatatatatatacatatacatacacacacacacacacacacacacacacacacacacacacacacacacacacacacacacacatatatatatatatatatatatatatatatatatatatatatatatatatatacatatacatatatatatatacataaacatatatatacatatatatatacatatatatatatacctatatatatatatatatatacatacatatatatatatatatatatatatatatatacatatatatatacatatatataaatatatatacatatatatacatatacatatatatatatatatatatatatatatatatatatatatatatataatatatatatataatatatatatgtgtatatatatacatatataaatatatatacatatatatatgcatatatatatatatatatatatatatatatatatatatatatatatatatatatatacgcatatatatatatatatatatatatatatatatatatatatatatatatatatatatgtatgtatatgtatatatgtgtatatacatatatatatatatatgtatatatgtatatttgtatatatatatatatatatatatatatatatatatatatatatatatatgtatatatatacgtatatatatgtatatatatatatatatatatatatatatacatatatatatatatatatatatatatatatatatgtgtgtgtgtgtgtgtgtgtgtgtgtgtgtgtgtgtgtgtgtgtgtttgtgtgtgtatatatacacacatatatatatatacatatatatatacatatacatataaaaaagagaccttaaaactttatttaatgttaaaaaaactaagatgaataaaagctgaagattaaagggtcataaaaatgtctcgttgttaaatcataaaaaaaaacacagagaaaacacaataaaagggggaaactaaaataaaacaataaaagcaaataaaatcgagaaaaataaccaaaaaaccgaggtgagacacaacaaacaatcctccaacacggcagtcagagcgggagagcggagaggatgagatgcagcatccaagaccaccttacatatgtatctgtatgtataatatatatatatatatatatatatatatatatatatatatatatatatatatatatatatatatatatatgttattcatatacatacatacatacatacatatatatatatatatatatatatatatatatatatatatatatatatatatatatatatatatatgttattcatatacatacaaacataaatacatatataaatatatatatatatatatatatatatatatatatatgtatattatctatatctatatctatatcaatttctatatatatatacctatatacgtatatatatatatatatatatatatatatatatatatatataatacatatacatacatatatatatatatatatatatatatatatatatgtatatatatattatgcacacacacacacacacacaaacacacaaacacacacacacccacacacacacatatatatatatatatatatatatatatatatatatatatatatatatatatatatatatatatatatatatatatatatatatatataaatacacacacacacacacacacacgcacacacgcacacacacacacacacacacacacacatatatatatatatatatatatatatatatatatatatatatatatatatatatatatctgtgtgtatatatatacatatatatatacattcatatatatatatatatatatatatatatatatacatatatatatatatatatatatatatatatatatatatatatatatatgtatatatttatatatacatatatatgtatatatatatgtatatatatatacatatatatatatatttatataaatatatttatataaatatatctatatctatatctatatctatatctatatctatctatctatctatctatctatctgtatatatatatatgtatatatttatacatatatatatgatatctatatatatatctatctatctaaaaatctatatatatatatatatatatatatatatatatatatatatatatatatttatatatatatatttatatatatatatatatatatatatatatatatatgtatatatatacttatataaatatatatatatatatatatatatatatatatatatatatgtaaatatatatatatatatatatatatatatataaatatatataatatatatatatatatatatatacatatatatgtatatatatatatatacacattatatatatatatatatatatatatatatatattgagatatatatatatatatatataaatatatatatatatatttatatatacatatatattaatatatatatatatatgtatatatatgtatatatatatacatatatatatatatatataaatatatatatatatatatatatatatatatatatatatataatgtgtatatatatatacatatatatatatatatatatatatatatatatatatatatatatatataatgtatatatatatatacatatatatatatatatatagatatatacagaaatatatatatatatatatatatatacatatatatatatatatatatatatatatatatatatatatatatatttatatatatatatacatatatatacatatatatatacatatatatatatatatatatatatatatatatatatatatatatatatataaatatatacatacatatgttatacatatacatacatacatatatatatctcgaggacggcctcctccggggcctccatctcgggttcgaggacggcctcctctggggcctccatctcgggttcgaggacggcctcctccggggcctccatctcgggttcgaggacggcctcctccggggcctccatctcgggttcgaggacggcctcctccggggcctccatctcgggttcgaggacggcctcctccggggcctccatctcgggttcgaggacggcctcctccggggcctccatctcgggttcgaggacggcttcctccggggcctccatctcgggttcgaggacggcctcctccgaggcctccatctcgggttcgaggacggcctcctccggggcctccatctcgggttcgaggacggcctcctccggggcctccatctcgggttcgaggacggcctcctccggggcctccatctcgggttcgaggacggcctcctccggggcctccatctcgggttcgaggacggcctcctccggggcctccatctcgggctcgaggacggcctcctccggggcctccatctcgggttcgaggacggcttcctccggggcctccatctcgggttcgaggacggcctcctccgaggcctccatctcgggttcgaggacggcttcctccggggcctccatctcgggttcgaggacggcctcctccgaggcctccatctcgggttcgaggacggcctcctccggggcctccatctcgggttcgaggacggcttcctccggggcctccatctcgggttcgaggacggcctcctccgaggcctccatctcgggttcgaggacggcctcctccggggcctccatctcgggttcgaggacggcctcctccgaggcctccatctcgggttcgaggacggcctcctccggggcctccatctcgggttcgaggacggcctcctccgtggcctccatctcgggttcgaggacggcctcctccgaggcctccatctcgggctcgaggacggcctcctccggggcctccatctcgggttcgaggacggcctcctccgaggcctccatctcgggctcgaggacggcctcctccggggcctccatctcgggttcgaggacggcctcctccgaggcctccatctcgggctcgaggacggcctcctccggggcctccatctcgggttcgaggacggcctcctccggggcctccatctcgggttcgaggacggcctcctccgtggcctccatctcgggttcgaggacggcttcctccggggcctccatctcgggttcgaggacggcctcctccgaggcctccatctcgggttcgaggacggcctcctccggggcctccatctcgggttcgaggacggcttcctccggggcctccatctcgggttcgaggacggcctcctccggggcctccatctcgggttcgaggacggcctcctccgtggcctccatctcgggctcgaggacggcttcctccggggcctccatctcgggttcgaggacggcctcctccggggcctccatctcgggttcgaggacggcctcctccggggcctccatctcgggttcgaggacggcctcctccggggcctccatctcgggttcgaggacggcctcctccggggcctccatctcgggttcgaggacggcttcctccggggcctccatctcgggttcgaggacggcctcctccggggcctccatctcgggttcgaggacggcctcctccgtggcctccatctcgggctcgaggacggcttcctccggggcctccatctcgggttcgaggacggcctcctccggggcctccatctcgggttcgaggacggcctcctccggggcctccatctcgggctcgaggacggcttcctccggggcctccatctcgggttcgaggacggcctcctccgaggcctccatctcgggttcgaggacggcctcctctaGGGCCTCCATCTCgagttcgaggacggcctcctcggccggaggaggccgtcctggaacatatatatatatatatatatatatatatatatatatatatatatatatatatatatatatatatatatatatatatatatatatatatatatatatatatatatatatatatatatatatgtatatatatataatacggtaTGTTTAATTGGTCCGTGCACGTTGCACGCGGGCTGCATCTTCTCGTTCTTAGCACGCGTCAAGAACGAGATGGTTTATTATCGGACGAGGTGTCGTTTCATTCTTGAGGGTCGaagacgtcctcctcctccggggccttcatctcgggctcgaggacggcctcctccggggccttcatctcgggttcgaggacggcctcctccggggcctccatctcgggctcgaggacggcctcctccggggcctccatctagggctcgaggacggcctcctccggggcctccatctcgggctcgaggacggcctcctccgaggcctccatctcgggttcgaggacggcttcctccggggccttcatctcgggctcgaggacggcctcctccggtgcctccatctcgggttcgaggacggcttcCTCCGGGGCCTTCATCtcaggctcgaggacggcctcctccggggcctccatctcgggttcgaggacggcctcctccggggccttcatctcgggctcgaggacggcttcCTCCGGGGCCTGCATCATCTCGAGGACGGCTTCCTCCGGGGCCAGCATcatctcgaggacggcctcctccggggcctccatctcgggttcgaggacggcctcctccgaggcctccatctcgggttcgaggacggcctcctccggggccttcatctcgggttcgaggacggcctcccccgtggcctccatctcgggctcgaggacggcctcctccggtgcctccatctcgggttcgaggacggcctcctccgtggCCTCCATCtcaggctcgaggacggcctcctccggggcctccatctcgggctcgaggacggcctcctccggtgcctccatctcgggttcgaggacggcttcctccggggccttcatctcgggctcgaggacggcctcctccggtgcctccatctcgggttcgaggacggcctcctccgtggCCTCCATCtcaggctcgaggacggcctcctccggggcctccatctcgggttcgaggacggcctcctccggggccttcatctcgggctcgaggacggcttcCTCCGGGGCCTGCATCATCTCGAGGACGGCTTCCTCCGGGGCCAGCATcatctcgaggacggcctcctccggggcctccatctcgggctcgaggacggcctcctccggggccttcatctcgggttcgaggacggcctcctccggggcctccatctcaggactgtcactgtcactactgGTGTCCGGCTTCCTCCTCGGGGGCTGCACGGAGGGCAGTGCGGTGTCACTGTCACTGCTGGTGTCCGGCTTCCTCCTCGGGGGCTGCACGGAGGGCAGTGCggtgtcattgtcactgtcactgccGGTGTCCGGCTTCCTCCTCGGGGGCTGCACCCGTGCGTCCTGGTAAAGGTAATGGGCCTCGAGCTGTGTCGCCTCCGCGGGGAGGGAGATCTTCTTCGAGGACTGCCTTTTGGCCTTCGTCCGCCAGACGAGGTTGATCCACGAGAGCCCCTTGGTGCGTCGCGTCGGCATGCGGTTCACAACGCTAATCCTGAAGGCGTGGCTGCCATCGGGCGCGGAGAACACGAATCCCCCGGCCTCGCCATCGACCGACCATCGGAAATGAATCTGCTATAGAAGAAGGTCCTCTCTCGGCGGAGGACAAGTTCCGTcttccatctcgggttcgaggatggcctcctccggggcctgcaTCTCGAgaacggcctcctccggggcctccatcttaggttcgaggacggcctcctccggggcttgcatctcgaggacggcctcctccggggccttcatctcgggctcgaggacggcctcctccggggccttcatctcgggctcgaggacggcttcctccggggccttcatctcgaggacggcctcctccggggccttcatctcgaggacggcctcctccggggcctgcatctcgaggacggcctcctccggggcctgcaTCTCGAGGACGGCCTGcatctcgaggacggcctcctccggggcctgcatctcgaggacggcctcctccggggcctccatctcgggttcgaggacggcctcctccggggcctccatctcgggctcgaggacggcctcctccggggcctccatctcgggttcgaggacggcctcctccggggcctgcatctcgaggacggcctcctccggggcctccatctcgggttcgaggacggcctcctccggggcctccatctcgggttcgaggacggcctcctccggggcctccatctcgggctcgaggacggcctcctccggggcctccatctcgggttcgaggacggcctcctccggggcctccatctcgggctcgaggacggcctcatccggggcctccatctcgggctcgaggacggcctcctccggggcctccatctcgggctcgaggacggcctcctccggggcctccatctcgggctcgaggacggcctcctccggggcctccatctcgggttcgaggacggcctcctccggggcctccatctcgggctcgaggacggcctcctccggggcctccatctcgggttcgaggacggcctcctccggggcctccatctcgggctcgaggacggcctcctccggggcctccatctagggctcgaggacggcctcctccggggcctccatctcgggctcgaggacggcctcctccggggcctccatctcgggctcgaggacggcctcctccgaggcctccatctcgggttcgaggacggcctcctccggggcctccatctcgggttcgaggacggcctcctccggggcctccatctcgggctcgaggacggcctcctccggggcctccatctcgggttcgaggacggcctcctccggggcctccatctcgggctcgaggacggcctcctccggggcctccatctcgggttcgaggacggcctcctccggggcctccatctcgggttcgaggacggcctcctccggggcctccatctagggctcgaggacggcctcctccggggcctccatctcgggctcgaggacggcctcctccgaggcctccatctcgggttcgaggacggcctcctccggggcctccatctcgggttcgaggacggcctcctccggggcctccatctcgggttcgaggacggcctcctccggggcctccatctcgggttcgaggacggcctcctccggggcctccatctcgggttcgaggacggcttcctccggggcctccatctcgagGACGGCTTCCTCGGGGGCCTCCATCTCGAGGACGGCTTCCTCGGGGGCCTGCaactcgggttcgaggacggcttcctccggggcctccatctcgaggacggcttcctcgggggcctccatctcgggttcga
It encodes the following:
- the LOC138859208 gene encoding magnetosome-associated protein MamJ-like, producing MPTRRTKGLSWINLVWRTKAKRQSSKKISLPAEATQLEAHYLYQDARVQPPRRKPDTGSDSDNDTALPSVQPPRRKPDTSSDSDTALPSVQPPRRKPDTSSDSDSPEMEAPEEAVLEPEMKAPEEAVLEPEMEAPEEAVLEMMLAPEEAVLEMMQAPEEAVLEPEMKAPEEAVLEPEMEAPEEAVLEPEMEATEEAVLEPEMEAPEEAVLEPEMKMEASEEAVLEPEMEAPEEAVLEMMLAPEEAVLEMMQAPEEAVLEPEMKAPEEAVLEPEMEAPEEAVLEPEMKAPEEAVLEPEMEAPEEAVLEPEMKMKAPEEAVLEPEMKAPEEEDVFDPQE
- the LOC138859274 gene encoding uncharacterized protein isoform X1, with the protein product MEAPEEAVLEPEMEAPEEAVLEPEMEAPEEAVLEPEMEAPEEAVLEPEMEAPEEAVLEPEMEAPEEAVLEPEMEAPEEAVLEPEMEAPDEAVLEPEMEAPEEAVLEPEMEAPEEAVLEPEMEAPEEAVLEPEMEAPEEAVLEPEMEAPEEAVLEMQAPEEAVLEMQAPEEAVLEMQAPEEAVLEMKAPEEAVLEMKAPEEAVLEPEMKAPEEAVLEPEMKAPEEAVLEMQAPEEAVLEPKMEAPEEAVLEMQAPEEAILEPEMEDGTCPPPREDLLL
- the LOC138859274 gene encoding uncharacterized protein isoform X2 is translated as MEAPEEAVLEPEMEAPEEAVLEPEMEAPEEAVLEPEMEAPEEAVLEPEMEAPEEAVLEPEMEAPEEAVLEPEMEAPEEAVLEPEMEAPDEAVLEPEMEAPEEAVLEPEMEAPEEAVLEPEMEAPEEAVLEPEMEAPEEAVLEPEMEAPEEAVLEMQAPEEAVLEMQAPEEAVLEMKAPEEAVLEMKAPEEAVLEPEMKAPEEAVLEPEMKAPEEAVLEMQAPEEAVLEPKMEAPEEAVLEMQAPEEAILEPEMEDGTCPPPREDLLL